The window GGTTGCCAGCCTCGCGACCGAGGTCTTTCCCAAGGCCTACAAGGAAGACCACCACCTCGCCGGGATTGCGACCGCGCTGGGCGTGATGCTCGCCTTCGGATTGGGATCGCTGGCGGGGACTTGATAGTCGACAAGTGTGCGTAGCGCCATAAAGTGCAGGCCATGACCCACTTCGATCCGCAAGCCGCGCTTGCCGAACCCTTCGGCAATTTCCCCGAGATCCTGATGCAATGGTCGCGCGTGAAGGGCGACGCGCTGGCGCTGATCGACGATCACCGCGAGGTTTACTGGGCCGAACTTGTCGGCCTCGTCGAACGGCTGGCGACGCGATTGGTGGAAACCGGATTGCAGCGCGGGCAATCGGTCGCGATCCTCGGCACATCGAGCGTGGAATATGCGCTGGTGTTTCTTGCCGCCGTGCGCGCGGGCGGGGTCGCCGCACCACTCACCACCAGTGCGAGCGCGGAGCAGCTTGAAGGCATGGCGCGCGATTCGGGCGCGATCCACCTGTTCATCGACGCGGCAAAGGCGGCGGAGCTGGGGCCGGATTTCATGGCCGATCTGGTCCGCATTCCGCTCGACAGCATCGGCCAGTGGATGGCGCCTCCGGGCGCGCGCGCACCGGAGTTTGCGCCCGCACCGTCCGATCCATTCAACATCATCTATTCATCGGGTACCACCGGCATTCCCAAGGGTATCGTGCATGCGCACGGAATGCGCTGGCGGCAGTTCGCGCCGACTGCGCTCAGCTATCTCAATGCCGGCATCGCGGTGCGCTCGCTGGCATCGACGCCGCTTTATTCGAACACCACGATGGTGGCCTTCCTGCCGGTGCTGCTGGCGGGCGGATGCGTGCGGGTGATGGGCAAGTTCGACTGCGCGCGCTGGCTCGGCTATGCTGAAGCCGACCGCACCACGATCACCATGCTGGTGCCGGTGCAATACCAGCGGCTGATGGATTTTGCGGATTTCGGCAATTTCGATCTGTCGGCGCTCAGGCTCAAATACTGCACGTCGGCGCCCTTCTCCGCCGAGCTGAAGCGCGAGGTTCTGAGCCGGATGCCGGGCGGGCTGATCGAGATCTATTCGATGACCGAAGGCGGCGTGGTCTGCCTGCTGCCCGCGCACGAATTTCCCGACAAGCTCCACACCGTGGGCCGCCCCGCACCGGGCAGCGAATTGAAGGTGCTGGGCGATGACGACCGCGAAGTCCCACCCGGCACGCCGGGCAATATGGTCGGGCGCAGCCAGACCATGATGAGCGGCTACAAGAACCAGCCCGGCAAGACCGCCGAAGCGCAGTGGATCGATCCTGCAACGGGCGAGGCTTGGATGCGGATGGGCGATATCGGCCGGGTCGATGCCGATGGCTTCGTCGAGCTGGTGGGCCGCGCCAAGGACATGATCATCTCGGGCGGGTTCAATATCTACCCGAGCGATCTCGAGGCCGAATTGCTCAAGGAGCCCGAGGTGGCCGAGGCGGCGGTCGTGGGTGTCGCTTCGCGCAGCTGGGGGGAGACGCCGGTGGGCTTCGTGGTGCTGCGCGGTGACCGCGAGCCCGGATCCGTGCTCGCCGCAGTCAACGCCCGGCTCGGCAAGACGCAGCGGCTCTCCGCACTGCACAGGATCGACGAGATGCCGCGCAGCCATATCGGCAAGCTGCTCAAGACCGACCTGCGCGAAATGGCCGAGCAGCTGGGTTCAGGCGGATAACCGCCCGATATCGCTACGCACAGGCTTGCATGAATAGGGGGAGTGACCGGAGCGGCAGCTAGGGGGGAGAGGGACAACCGCTCCGGCAGGCGCACGATATAAACGCAATTGCGCAATAATCAATCACAAATGCGACCGGAAAAAATTTTGCGGCGCAATCACCTATCGCCTTCGGCGTCCAACGACCCGTTTCACAAATGATTTGTGACGACGGACCGCAGATCGAGACGCGGCCACCATTAGAGGGGGGGGAGTGCGGTGGCCGCGTCTCTTTCACTGCTTGCCCGCCGCAAGGGCGGAGCGATCACCATCAAGGCAGCCAAGCAAGGGGGGAAGCTGGCACGTCCTTGTTGGTCGGCAGAGGGCGACAAGGCCGTTTTCGGCCCGGGTCGCCGGCAATGTGTCCTTGCGGATCGCAGAGGTGGAGAGGAGGTCCCTGCGGCACATCACACGATTGCGCAATTGGGATCCCGAACGCGCCTTTTCAAATGCGAAAACGCGTCCCGCAATTGCACTTTGCGCAACAGTAGGCGTGTCATTTGACGCAAAACGGCCGCCGGGATCTGTCGACGGCCGCTAGTCTTGCAAACGATTTTAATCAGTTGGCGGCAACTTCGCGGCCACTGCGCGCTGCCGCCGCGACCACGCGATCGATTTCGGCGCGTGCTGCGAGGCGGGCATCGGCCAGGCACTTGCTGTCCACCGCATCGCGGCTGAAGGTGTAGCGTGCGGTGCCTTCGAAGGTGCAGGCCTTGCGCAAACGGCTTTCAAGCCGCGTTTCCAGCGCAGCGCGCCCTTCGTTCGAGGCCACGTCGACGTCGGCATAGTCGACCCGGACAGTGCTGACTTTTTCAGCCGCAGCGGGTGCGGCGATGGTGGCAAGCGCGATCAGCGGAAAAACGAAACGCATCGGGATACTCCGGAAATTTGAAAGAGGGTGAAAGGTGAGGCGATGCCGTGACCGGCATTCAGTCTCTGTTTGAAACTATGGTGCAGCGCACAAGATTAATGTGCAAATGCGAAATGCTCGGAATCGGTTCCAAACTTTGCAACGGCCGCGCGCAAGAATTCGGGAACCCGCTGGCGTTGCGAAAAACTTTTTGAGAGGCGGCGCAAAAATCACGCGTGATCGCCTGCATGCGCTGGACAGGCGCGGATGCGCTCCGTAATCCGCCGCCATGAGCGCGCACCCCTCCGAGGCCCTTGCGGGCCATTCCGCCGTCTCCGAGTCGATCCTGATCGTCGATTTCGGTTCGCAAGTGACCCAGCTGATTGCCCGGCGGGTGCGCGAGGCCGGTGTCTATTCCGAGATCGCGCCGTTCACGCAGGCCGAAGCCGCCTTCCACCGGATGAAGCCCAAGGGCATTATCCTGTCAGGCTCGCCTGCCAGCGTTCCTGCCGACGGATCGCCGCGCGCGCCGCAAGCCCTGTTCGATGCGGGCGTGCCGATCCTCGGGATATGCTACGGTCAACAGGTGATGACCCACCAGCTTGGCGGCGAGGTCAAGCCGGGCCACGAAACCGGCGAAGGCGGCGAATTCGGCCGCGCGTTCCTGACTGTCACCGCCGAATGCGCGCTATTCAACGGGTTGTGGGAGGTCGGGACACGGCATCAGGTCTGGATGAGCCACGGCGACAAGGTTACGCAATTTGCCCCCGGCTTCGAGATTGTCGCCACCTCCGATGGCGCGCCCTTCGCGGTGATCGCGGACGAGGCGCGCAAGTTCTACGGCACCCAGTTCCACCCCGAGGTGGTCCACACCCCCGATGGCGCGCGCCTGATCGCCAACTTCGTGCGTCACGTCTGCGGGCTAGCAGGCGACTGGACGATGGCCGAATTCCGCCAGACCAAGATCGCCGAAATCCGTGCGCAGGTGGGCGACAAGCGGGTGATCTGCGGTCTTTCGGGCGGGGTCGATTCGGCGGTGGCTGCGGTGCTGATCCACGAGGCGATCGGCGACCAGCTGACCTGCGTCTTCGTCGACCACGGGCTGATGCGCATGAACGAGGCCGAGCAGGTCGTCACCCTGTTCCGCGATCACTACAACATCCCGCTGGTGCATGTGGAGGCCGAAGAGCTGTTCCTCGGCGGGCTTGCTGGGCTCACCGACCCCGAAGCCAAGCGCAAGTTCATCGGCAAGACCTTCATCGACGTCTTCGAGGCCGAAGCCAGAAAGATCGGCGGCGCGGATTTTCTTGCGCAGGGCACGCTTTACCCTGACGTCATCGAAAGCGTCAGCTTCACCGGCGGGCCCAGCGTCACGATCAAAAGCCACCACAATGTCGGCGGCCTGCCCGAACGCATGAACATGCAACTGGTCGAGCCTCTGCGCGAATTGTTCAAGGACGAGGTGCGCGATCTGGGCCGCGAACTGGGCCTGCCCGATGCCTTCGTCGGCCGGCATCCTTTCCCCGGGCCGGGCCTTGCGATCCGCATTCCGGGCGAGGTCACCAAGGAACGCTGCGATATCCTGCGCAAGGCCGATGCGGTCTATCTCGAGGAAATCCGCAACGCCGGGCTGTATGACGCGATCTGGCAGGCCTTTGCCGTGCTGCTGCCGGTCAAGACCGTCGGCGTGATGGGCGACGGGCGCACTTACGATTCGGTCTGCGCGCTGCGGGCGGTAACGTCGACCGACGGGATGACCGCCGATGTCTTCCCCTATGATGCCGGCTTCCTGACCCGCGTGGCCACCCGTATCGTCAACGAGGTCAAGGGCATCAACCGCGTGGTCTACGACTACACGTCGAAGCCCCCGGGCACGATCGAGTGGGAATGACGATAAGTCGGGCGTGATCGACCCCTTCCGCACACAGGGCAAATCGCATATCGCATCGCTTATGCGGTCGCTTGCTTCCCTTTCGTTTTCAGCCATCCTTGCTCTCGGTCTCGCTGCGTGCGCCGGGCCGGAGGCGGATGCGCCGCCCGCGCCCGATGCCAGCGCCAGCGCAGCCGTGACCGACAGCGCCTGGACGCTCGATCCCACCGCCTCGCGGCTTGGCTATGTCTCGATCAAGGCGGGAGAGGTTGCCGAAAACAATCGCTTCGATACGCTGTCGGGCAAGGTCGCTACGGATGGCACTGCCAGCGTCGATGTGTCGCTGGCCTCGGTCAACACCGGAGTTGCGGTCCGCAACGAGCGAATGCGCGATGTGTTCTTTGCGGTTGCCGACAATCCGACCGCGACGATCACCGCAAAGCTTGATCCGGCACGGTTCGGCGGGCTGATGGTTGGGCAGACGGTCAGCCGACCGTTGCAGGCGAGTGTCACGATCAAGGGCGCTTCTGCCGACATCGTGACAGAGGTGCTGGTGACCCGCACGGGCGAGGACCGCGTGATGGTGCTCTCCGCTGCGCCGGTCATCATTTCGACCGACATGTTCGGGCTGACGGACGAACTAGGCGAATTGCGCGCGCTGGCGCAATTGCCGTCGATCACGCCGGCCGTCCCGGTAACCTTTACGCTGGTATTTACCCGCGGCTGACGGCGCGCCTCGGGCTGCGTGCCCACTTTCAGCCTATCGTCCGCGCCCTGACGCTACGACATCGCGCATCGCGCCGGCGCACTGCCAAAAGCGGGCTTGAAAGCTCCGCGCAACTCCGCTTGTCTGGCTTTCAAACACGCCATTGCCACCGGAGAGATACCGCCATGAAGACCGCCATCACCGAAATGTTCGGCATCCAGCACCCGATCATCCAGGGGGGCATGCATCATGTCGGCCTTGCCGAAATGGCGGCTGCTGTGTCCAACGCCGGCGGGCTGGGGGTGATCACCGGGCTCACGCAGGGCACGCCCGAGAAGCTCGCGAACGAGATCGCGCGGTGCAAGGACATGACCGACAAGCCCTTCGGCGTGAACCTGACGATCCTGCCGACGCTGACCCCGCCCGATTATCCGGGGCTGGTAAAGGCGATCATCGATGGCGGGGTGAAGGTGGTCGAGACTGCGGGGCGCAACCCCGTCGATCTGCTCCCGCCGCTCAAGGATGCCGGGATCAAGGTGATCCACAAGTGCACCTCGGTGCGCCACTCTTTGAAGGCGCAGGACATCGGCTGCGATGCGGTGAGCGTCGACGGGTTCGAATGCGGCGGGCATCCGGGCGAGGACGATGTGCCCAACTTCATCCTGCTGCCGCGCGCGGCGGACGAGCTGGAAATTCCCTTCGTTTCGAGCGGCGGGATGGCCGACGGGCGCAGCCTTGTCGCCAGCCTCGCGATGGGCGCGCAGGGGATGAACATGGGCACCCGCTTCATCGCCACGAAGGAGGCTCCGGTGCATGAAAACGTCAAGCAGGCGATCCTGGCGGCGAGCGAACTCGACACCCGGCTGGTGATGCGCCCGCTGCGCAACACCGAGCGCGTGCTCAACAATGCCGCGGTCGAGCGGCTGCTCGAAAAGGAGCGCGCGC is drawn from Erythrobacter neustonensis and contains these coding sequences:
- a CDS encoding UrcA family protein; its protein translation is MRFVFPLIALATIAAPAAAEKVSTVRVDYADVDVASNEGRAALETRLESRLRKACTFEGTARYTFSRDAVDSKCLADARLAARAEIDRVVAAAARSGREVAAN
- a CDS encoding YceI family protein, whose amino-acid sequence is MTDSAWTLDPTASRLGYVSIKAGEVAENNRFDTLSGKVATDGTASVDVSLASVNTGVAVRNERMRDVFFAVADNPTATITAKLDPARFGGLMVGQTVSRPLQASVTIKGASADIVTEVLVTRTGEDRVMVLSAAPVIISTDMFGLTDELGELRALAQLPSITPAVPVTFTLVFTRG
- a CDS encoding class I adenylate-forming enzyme family protein, with product MTHFDPQAALAEPFGNFPEILMQWSRVKGDALALIDDHREVYWAELVGLVERLATRLVETGLQRGQSVAILGTSSVEYALVFLAAVRAGGVAAPLTTSASAEQLEGMARDSGAIHLFIDAAKAAELGPDFMADLVRIPLDSIGQWMAPPGARAPEFAPAPSDPFNIIYSSGTTGIPKGIVHAHGMRWRQFAPTALSYLNAGIAVRSLASTPLYSNTTMVAFLPVLLAGGCVRVMGKFDCARWLGYAEADRTTITMLVPVQYQRLMDFADFGNFDLSALRLKYCTSAPFSAELKREVLSRMPGGLIEIYSMTEGGVVCLLPAHEFPDKLHTVGRPAPGSELKVLGDDDREVPPGTPGNMVGRSQTMMSGYKNQPGKTAEAQWIDPATGEAWMRMGDIGRVDADGFVELVGRAKDMIISGGFNIYPSDLEAELLKEPEVAEAAVVGVASRSWGETPVGFVVLRGDREPGSVLAAVNARLGKTQRLSALHRIDEMPRSHIGKLLKTDLREMAEQLGSGG
- the guaA gene encoding glutamine-hydrolyzing GMP synthase, translating into MSAHPSEALAGHSAVSESILIVDFGSQVTQLIARRVREAGVYSEIAPFTQAEAAFHRMKPKGIILSGSPASVPADGSPRAPQALFDAGVPILGICYGQQVMTHQLGGEVKPGHETGEGGEFGRAFLTVTAECALFNGLWEVGTRHQVWMSHGDKVTQFAPGFEIVATSDGAPFAVIADEARKFYGTQFHPEVVHTPDGARLIANFVRHVCGLAGDWTMAEFRQTKIAEIRAQVGDKRVICGLSGGVDSAVAAVLIHEAIGDQLTCVFVDHGLMRMNEAEQVVTLFRDHYNIPLVHVEAEELFLGGLAGLTDPEAKRKFIGKTFIDVFEAEARKIGGADFLAQGTLYPDVIESVSFTGGPSVTIKSHHNVGGLPERMNMQLVEPLRELFKDEVRDLGRELGLPDAFVGRHPFPGPGLAIRIPGEVTKERCDILRKADAVYLEEIRNAGLYDAIWQAFAVLLPVKTVGVMGDGRTYDSVCALRAVTSTDGMTADVFPYDAGFLTRVATRIVNEVKGINRVVYDYTSKPPGTIEWE